A section of the Phormidium ambiguum IAM M-71 genome encodes:
- a CDS encoding NnrU family protein: MLFTWFTPSHGIILGLLLTFAIAHSGLAALRPWGEKLIGPRMYRILFALVSLPLASVLIIYFFNHRYDGLQMWQVQGLPGVQPLVWVLSAISFLFLYPATFNLLEIAAIQKPEVHLYETGIIRITRHPQMVGQIIWCVAHTIWIGSTFTLVTSIGLILHHCFGVWHGDRRLLARYGAAFSAVKERTSIVPFLAIAQGKQTLKLQEFIRPAYLGVAAFVLLFWWLHPILINATARVAW, translated from the coding sequence ATGTTATTTACCTGGTTCACACCCAGTCACGGAATCATCCTGGGACTGTTGTTAACATTTGCGATCGCTCACAGCGGACTAGCAGCCCTACGTCCTTGGGGCGAAAAATTAATTGGCCCTAGAATGTACCGCATATTATTTGCCTTAGTCAGCTTGCCCCTAGCTAGTGTCTTAATCATTTACTTTTTTAACCATAGGTATGACGGCTTACAGATGTGGCAGGTTCAAGGACTACCTGGAGTGCAACCATTAGTTTGGGTGCTATCAGCCATATCCTTCCTTTTTTTGTACCCTGCAACCTTTAACTTGCTGGAAATTGCCGCCATTCAAAAACCAGAAGTACACCTCTACGAAACCGGAATCATTCGGATTACCAGACATCCCCAGATGGTCGGACAGATAATCTGGTGCGTTGCTCACACCATCTGGATAGGTAGCACTTTTACCCTAGTCACGTCAATCGGTTTGATTTTACATCATTGTTTCGGAGTCTGGCACGGGGATCGCCGACTACTAGCCCGTTACGGCGCAGCCTTCAGTGCCGTTAAAGAACGAACCTCGATCGTACCCTTTTTAGCGATCGCTCAAGGCAAACAAACCCTAAAATTACAAGAATTTATCCGCCCCGCCTATCTCGGAGTAGCCGCCTTCGTCCTCCTCTTCTGGTGGCTACATCCCATCTTGATTAACGCCACCGCCAGAGTTGCTTGGTAG
- a CDS encoding LysR family transcriptional regulator — protein MTDLPFTLDQLRILKAIAAEGSFKRAADSLYVSQPAVSLQVQNLERQLDVPLFDRGGRRAQLTEAGHLLLSYGEKILSLCEETCRAIEDLQNLQGGTLIVGASQTTGTYLLPRMIGMFRQRYPDVSVQLHVHSTRRTAWSVANGQVDLAIIGGEIPSELHESLQIQPYVEDELALIIPVIHPFAKLEMIQKDDLYKLGFIALDSQSTIRKVIDQVLTRCGIDTRRLKIEMELNSIEAIKNAVQSGLGAAFVSISAIEKELQMGILHRANIDEVVVKRMLSVIFNPHRYRSKAAEAFSQEILPLFAMPGWSKEVIEPPSNIANSHKTAVLPQAGKTIPANGT, from the coding sequence ATGACCGACCTTCCTTTTACTTTAGATCAGTTGCGTATTCTCAAAGCGATCGCCGCTGAGGGAAGTTTCAAACGCGCCGCAGATAGTCTGTATGTCTCCCAACCTGCTGTTAGTTTACAAGTGCAGAACTTGGAAAGGCAGTTGGATGTGCCTTTGTTCGATCGCGGTGGGCGCAGGGCACAATTAACAGAGGCGGGACATCTCCTGTTAAGCTACGGCGAAAAAATTCTCTCGCTTTGTGAAGAAACTTGTCGTGCGATCGAGGATTTACAAAACCTCCAGGGTGGTACCCTGATTGTGGGAGCCAGCCAAACTACTGGAACTTATCTGTTACCTCGGATGATTGGAATGTTTCGTCAAAGGTATCCAGATGTTTCAGTACAGCTGCACGTTCACTCCACCAGACGTACTGCTTGGAGTGTGGCTAATGGACAAGTTGATTTAGCAATTATTGGCGGCGAAATTCCTTCAGAACTACACGAATCTTTGCAAATTCAACCTTATGTGGAGGATGAGTTGGCATTAATTATTCCCGTAATTCATCCTTTTGCTAAGTTGGAAATGATCCAAAAAGATGATTTGTACAAGTTAGGTTTTATTGCTCTTGATTCGCAGTCAACAATTCGTAAGGTCATCGATCAAGTACTTACTCGTTGCGGGATTGATACTCGCAGGTTGAAAATTGAAATGGAACTTAATTCCATAGAAGCAATTAAAAATGCTGTACAGTCGGGTTTAGGTGCGGCGTTTGTTTCGATTTCTGCGATCGAAAAAGAGCTACAAATGGGAATTCTACATCGAGCTAATATTGATGAGGTTGTGGTAAAACGAATGCTATCGGTAATTTTTAATCCCCATCGGTATCGTTCTAAAGCAGCAGAAGCTTTTAGCCAAGAAATTTTGCCTTTGTTTGCTATGCCAGGATGGAGTAAAGAAGTTATCGAACCTCCAAGTAATATTGCTAATTCTCATAAAACCGCTGTCCTTCCCCAAGCTGGTAAAACTATTCCAGCTAATGGTACATAA